One stretch of Brevibacillus laterosporus DNA includes these proteins:
- a CDS encoding glycosyl hydrolase, translating to MNMWLKMYLLSGLLLLLCSIQPSESLASGGSKILLDGYPLTFPVQPQVVKGTTLVPFRAIAESMGIHVQWDNATQTIVATKQNGTDGTQLRLQINNSTAYVNNQPITLAVSPTLYKGSALIPLRVFSEQFGATVNWDGANQSVLLQSPPKDIYTMAFYAISSFGERQLIPSFDAVAFGWARINEKGEFTLQGNDFYWPKPAGDVTPEGIISEAKAGGTQPYFMVFATDGKGELMNMLQTAQLRQQTIDGILQAVRNQAFEGVALDFEGLGLSGDIAREKRLYTEFVGQLASVLHQEGKKLSLVLHPLNSSYKGYDYAQLGSLADDLIIMAYDYGEKGQPENLDKVNQAIQLAIKQVPKEKLILGISMGSENAGTINNKIGLAKRHGLKGVSLWRLGLIGQPTYLEMQKAVEM from the coding sequence AGAATCCTTGGCAAGTGGCGGTTCAAAAATTTTACTAGACGGATATCCATTGACGTTTCCAGTACAGCCCCAAGTGGTAAAAGGAACAACCTTAGTACCGTTTCGAGCGATTGCAGAATCGATGGGAATTCATGTGCAATGGGACAATGCAACACAGACGATTGTTGCAACCAAACAAAATGGCACTGATGGAACCCAGCTACGTTTACAAATCAACAATTCTACTGCTTATGTGAATAATCAACCAATCACATTGGCTGTAAGTCCTACGTTGTACAAGGGGAGTGCGTTAATCCCGTTGCGGGTCTTCAGTGAGCAATTTGGGGCTACAGTTAACTGGGACGGGGCTAATCAATCTGTATTATTACAATCTCCACCGAAAGATATATATACCATGGCTTTCTATGCCATTTCTTCATTTGGTGAGCGACAACTTATTCCTTCCTTTGATGCAGTAGCCTTTGGCTGGGCAAGAATCAACGAAAAAGGGGAGTTTACGCTTCAAGGTAACGATTTTTATTGGCCTAAACCAGCAGGAGATGTAACACCAGAGGGGATAATAAGTGAGGCAAAAGCGGGCGGAACACAGCCCTATTTCATGGTGTTTGCTACGGATGGTAAAGGCGAACTAATGAACATGCTTCAAACCGCACAGTTACGCCAACAAACGATAGATGGAATTTTACAAGCCGTGCGTAATCAAGCATTTGAAGGTGTTGCCTTGGATTTTGAAGGATTGGGCTTGAGCGGAGATATCGCTCGCGAGAAACGTTTGTACACAGAATTTGTTGGGCAACTAGCTTCAGTTTTGCATCAGGAAGGTAAAAAGCTGTCGCTAGTGTTACATCCGTTAAACAGTTCTTATAAAGGCTACGATTACGCGCAATTGGGTTCTCTAGCAGACGATTTGATTATCATGGCGTATGACTACGGGGAAAAAGGACAACCAGAGAACTTGGACAAAGTAAATCAGGCTATCCAGCTTGCCATAAAGCAGGTGCCAAAAGAGAAATTGATCTTGGGTATCTCGATGGGTAGTGAAAATGCTGGCACTATTAACAACAAGATTGGTCTAGCCAAGCGGCACGGTTTAAAAGGTGTTTCGTTATGGCGATTAGGGCTGATTGGACAGCCGACTTACTTGGAAATGCAGAAGGCTGTAGAGATGTAG
- a CDS encoding sugar O-acetyltransferase — MKPEKQKMLDGELYDASDAVLSEERQQASRLTRLYNQSLETEKEVREDILTQLFGTRGEDCVIQPSFRCDYGYNIHVGEHFFANYDCIMLDVCEIHIGKHCMLGPGVHIYTAMHPLHPLERASGKEYGKPVTIGDHVWIGGGAIINPGVTIGNNVVVASGAVVTKNVPDNVVVGGNPAVTIKQIMSCEKT, encoded by the coding sequence ATGAAACCAGAAAAACAAAAAATGCTGGACGGAGAATTATATGATGCATCTGATGCAGTATTAAGCGAAGAACGTCAACAGGCAAGTAGATTGACGAGGCTGTACAATCAGTCTTTGGAAACGGAAAAGGAAGTACGTGAAGACATATTAACTCAATTATTTGGAACGAGAGGGGAGGATTGTGTCATTCAACCCAGCTTTCGATGCGACTATGGGTACAATATTCATGTAGGAGAACATTTTTTTGCCAACTACGATTGCATCATGCTAGATGTTTGTGAAATACATATTGGAAAGCATTGCATGCTAGGACCAGGTGTTCACATTTATACGGCCATGCATCCTCTACATCCTCTAGAGCGGGCTTCTGGTAAGGAATATGGCAAACCGGTCACCATTGGCGATCATGTGTGGATTGGTGGGGGGGCTATCATTAATCCAGGCGTTACGATCGGAAATAATGTGGTTGTTGCCTCAGGAGCAGTGGTAACGAAAAACGTACCTGATAACGTTGTCGTTGGTGGAAATCCAGCAGTGACGATTAAACAGATTATGTCCTGCGAAAAAACGTAA
- a CDS encoding collagen-like repeat preface domain-containing protein has translation MDNRFDIDKIYESIIQTELDLYLRRDPLFAHKHCSSSSSNSFISCSSTFITFIEGPTGPIGPTGPMGPTGPGSGPIPIPPGLIPTFIALLQGLIRTIPAVAADLSSANIPAVAADPSPANIAALTEILNELSVFGAQAGLSPAQLAELNSVINGLLVILDPPFNPSVFATEVQDLVKILQSLTLLFQVDPGTLQLILGLLQELQIIIVIITPIGATGATGATGATGATGATGATGATGSTGATGSTGATGDTGTTGDTGATGSTGATGTTGDTGATGTTGDTGVTGTTGATGTTGDTGATGTTGDTGATGSTGATGTTGDTGATGTTGDTGATGTTGDTGATGTTGDTGVTGTTGATGTTGDTGATGTTGDTGATGTTGTTGTTGTTGATGTTGTTGTTGTTGTTGSTGSTGATGTTGDTGSTGSTGATGTTGDTGATGATGSTGATGATGTTGDTGATGSTGATGTTGGTGATGSTGATGTTGDTGATGTTGDTGATGSTGATGATGTTGDTGATGSTGATGSTGATGTTGDTGSTGATGTTGDTGATGATGATGTTGDTGATGTTGTTGTTGDTGATGSTGATGATGTTGDTGATGSTGATGTTGDTGATGATGTTGDTGATGATGATGTTGDTGATGSTGATGTTGDTGSTGATGTTGDTGATGSTGATGATGTTGDTGATGSTGATGSTGTTGDTGSTGATGSTGTTGSTGTTGSTGSTGSTGDTGATGATGATGSTGATGTTGDTGATGTTGATGDTGSTGSTGATGATGTTGTTGATGSTGATGATGSTGATGSIGATGTTGTTGSTGATGSTGATGSTGSTGATGTTGDTGATGTTGATGDTGSTGATGATGATGTTGTTGATGTTGATGTTGATGTTGSTGSTGSTGSIGATGTTGTTGTTGATGSTGATGSTGSTGSTGSTGTTGSTGATGATGATGPTGTTGDTGSTGATGSTGATGTTGATGSTGATGSIGATGTTGSTGSTGATGTTGSTGTTGSTGATGTTGATGSTGTTGSTGTTGATGSTGATGATGSTGSTGATGPTGPTGPTGALATQNFAFAANTSGTIITVLLGGTVVSFPDAQDIGPGITVNATNDTFTVANAGNYLIAYTINITAALLFSSRILVNRVPVAGSVVAPLAGVTAFEAQVIVPVPAAGTIQVQLFGLAAVATLAANLPTNITIIRLS, from the coding sequence TTGGATAATCGTTTTGATATTGACAAGATTTACGAGAGCATTATTCAAACGGAACTAGATCTTTATTTAAGAAGAGATCCATTATTTGCCCATAAACATTGTAGCTCATCTTCTTCTAATTCCTTTATCAGTTGTAGCTCAACCTTTATTACCTTTATTGAGGGTCCAACAGGTCCAATAGGTCCAACAGGTCCGATGGGCCCCACAGGCCCAGGAAGTGGTCCAATTCCGATACCACCAGGACTTATTCCTACTTTTATTGCACTGTTACAAGGTTTAATTAGAACTATACCTGCTGTTGCAGCTGATCTAAGTTCAGCTAATATACCTGCTGTTGCAGCTGATCCAAGTCCAGCTAATATTGCTGCATTAACCGAAATCTTAAATGAATTGAGTGTGTTTGGAGCTCAAGCTGGTCTTAGCCCTGCTCAATTGGCTGAATTGAATTCGGTCATTAATGGATTACTAGTGATATTAGATCCTCCTTTTAATCCAAGTGTTTTTGCTACTGAGGTTCAAGATTTGGTCAAGATATTGCAAAGTTTGACTTTACTCTTCCAAGTAGACCCTGGAACACTACAGCTTATTTTGGGGTTATTGCAAGAACTTCAAATAATTATTGTTATCATTACGCCGATTGGAGCGACCGGGGCAACTGGAGCAACTGGAGCAACTGGAGCAACTGGAGCAACTGGAGCAACTGGAGCAACGGGATCAACCGGGGCGACCGGATCAACAGGAGCAACGGGAGATACTGGAACAACGGGAGATACTGGAGCGACTGGATCAACCGGGGCGACCGGAACAACGGGAGATACGGGAGCAACTGGAACAACGGGAGATACTGGAGTGACTGGAACAACCGGAGCGACCGGAACAACGGGAGATACGGGAGCAACTGGAACAACGGGAGATACTGGAGCGACTGGATCAACCGGAGCGACCGGAACAACGGGAGATACGGGAGCGACCGGAACAACGGGAGATACGGGAGCAACCGGAACAACGGGAGATACGGGAGCAACTGGAACAACGGGAGATACTGGAGTGACTGGAACAACCGGAGCGACCGGAACAACGGGAGATACGGGAGCAACTGGAACAACGGGAGATACGGGAGCGACCGGAACAACAGGAACAACAGGAACAACAGGAACAACTGGAGCGACCGGAACAACAGGAACAACAGGAACAACAGGAACAACAGGAACAACTGGATCAACCGGATCAACAGGAGCAACAGGAACAACTGGAGATACTGGATCAACCGGATCAACGGGAGCGACCGGAACAACGGGAGATACGGGAGCAACAGGAGCAACCGGATCAACTGGGGCGACCGGAGCAACTGGAACAACGGGAGATACGGGAGCGACAGGATCAACCGGGGCGACCGGAACAACTGGAGGTACGGGAGCAACAGGATCAACCGGGGCGACCGGAACAACTGGAGATACGGGAGCAACAGGAACAACGGGAGATACGGGAGCAACAGGATCAACCGGGGCGACCGGAGCAACAGGAACAACGGGAGATACGGGAGCGACAGGATCAACAGGAGCAACAGGATCAACCGGGGCAACAGGAACAACTGGAGATACTGGATCAACCGGGGCGACTGGAACAACTGGAGATACGGGAGCAACCGGGGCGACAGGAGCAACAGGAACAACGGGAGATACGGGAGCAACTGGAACAACTGGAACAACAGGAACAACTGGAGATACTGGAGCGACAGGATCAACCGGGGCGACCGGAGCAACAGGAACAACGGGAGATACTGGAGCAACAGGATCAACCGGAGCGACCGGAACAACTGGAGATACTGGAGCGACCGGAGCAACAGGAACAACTGGAGATACCGGAGCAACAGGAGCAACCGGAGCGACCGGAACAACTGGAGATACGGGAGCAACAGGATCAACCGGGGCAACAGGAACAACTGGAGATACTGGATCAACCGGGGCGACAGGAACAACTGGAGATACGGGAGCAACAGGATCAACCGGGGCGACCGGAGCAACTGGAACAACGGGAGATACGGGAGCGACAGGATCAACGGGGGCGACCGGATCAACAGGAACAACGGGAGATACTGGATCAACCGGGGCGACCGGATCAACTGGAACAACGGGATCAACCGGAACAACGGGATCAACGGGATCAACGGGATCAACGGGAGATACTGGAGCGACTGGAGCGACCGGAGCAACAGGATCAACCGGGGCGACCGGAACAACGGGAGATACTGGAGCCACTGGAACAACCGGGGCAACGGGAGATACGGGATCAACAGGATCAACCGGGGCGACCGGAGCCACTGGAACAACCGGAACAACGGGAGCAACAGGATCAACGGGAGCGACCGGAGCAACAGGATCAACCGGGGCGACCGGATCAATCGGAGCCACTGGAACGACCGGAACAACTGGATCAACCGGGGCGACCGGATCAACGGGAGCGACTGGATCAACCGGATCAACCGGGGCGACCGGAACAACGGGAGATACTGGAGCCACTGGAACAACCGGGGCAACGGGAGATACGGGATCAACCGGAGCAACCGGGGCGACCGGAGCCACTGGAACAACAGGAACAACGGGAGCAACCGGAACAACGGGAGCCACTGGAACGACAGGAGCAACAGGAACAACGGGATCAACCGGATCAACAGGATCAACCGGATCAATCGGAGCCACTGGAACGACTGGAACAACGGGAACAACCGGGGCGACCGGATCAACGGGAGCGACTGGATCAACCGGATCAACCGGATCAACTGGATCAACTGGAACGACAGGATCAACCGGGGCGACCGGAGCCACTGGAGCCACTGGCCCAACCGGAACAACGGGAGATACTGGATCAACGGGGGCGACCGGATCAACGGGAGCCACTGGAACGACTGGAGCAACCGGATCAACGGGGGCGACCGGATCAATCGGAGCCACTGGAACGACCGGATCAACAGGATCAACGGGGGCGACCGGAACAACAGGATCAACCGGAACAACGGGATCAACCGGGGCGACCGGAACAACGGGAGCGACTGGATCAACCGGAACAACCGGATCAACTGGAACGACTGGAGCGACAGGATCAACCGGGGCGACCGGAGCCACTGGATCAACAGGATCAACGGGAGCCACTGGCCCAACGGGTCCAACGGGTCCTACAGGTGCACTTGCTACTCAAAACTTTGCATTTGCGGCCAATACAAGTGGTACAATTATCACTGTATTGTTGGGCGGTACGGTTGTTTCATTCCCTGACGCTCAGGATATTGGACCGGGCATTACAGTCAATGCAACCAACGATACGTTTACCGTAGCGAACGCTGGTAACTATCTCATCGCTTATACCATTAACATTACTGCGGCGCTTCTTTTTAGTTCACGGATTTTAGTAAATAGAGTTCCAGTAGCGGGTAGTGTTGTTGCACCATTAGCTGGTGTAACTGCATTCGAAGCACAAGTAATTGTTCCTGTGCCTGCAGCAGGAACCATTCAGGTACAATTATTTGGTTTAGCAGCAGTAGCAACTCTAGCCGCTAATTTACCAACAAATATCACGATCATTCGTTTAAGCTAA
- a CDS encoding N-acetyltransferase, protein MFQLETNSMILRRMDLSDVERLSRIFTDPIAMQFYPSTKKEEETIAWIKWNQGNYEKYGIGLWIAERKQDGEFIGQCGLVPQEINLQQEIEIGYLVVRKYWGQGLATECAIACREYGLHQLGYDRLISLIDKRNAASRRVAEHVGMTWEKEIIKWNKTMQLYSMNI, encoded by the coding sequence ATGTTTCAATTAGAAACAAATAGTATGATCTTACGCCGAATGGATTTGTCAGATGTGGAAAGATTAAGCCGAATATTTACCGACCCCATCGCTATGCAATTTTATCCTTCTACGAAAAAGGAAGAAGAGACGATCGCATGGATTAAGTGGAATCAGGGAAACTACGAAAAATACGGAATAGGACTTTGGATTGCTGAGAGAAAACAGGATGGGGAATTTATAGGGCAATGTGGCTTGGTACCTCAAGAAATTAATCTTCAACAGGAAATTGAGATTGGCTATTTGGTTGTCCGAAAATATTGGGGACAAGGATTGGCTACGGAGTGTGCGATAGCTTGCAGAGAATATGGTTTACACCAACTGGGATATGACCGTTTGATTTCTCTCATTGATAAAAGAAATGCGGCTTCCAGACGAGTAGCAGAACATGTCGGTATGACGTGGGAAAAAGAAATCATTAAATGGAACAAGACCATGCAATTATACAGCATGAACATATAA
- a CDS encoding YnfA family protein, whose protein sequence is MIIAILLFIVAGLAEIGGGYLVWLWLREARPVWYGLVGSIVLIAYGVIPTLQKFPTFGRVYAAYGGVFIILAILWGWLVDKKTPDMYDWLGAAICIVGVVIFLWAPRQ, encoded by the coding sequence TTGATAATAGCAATTCTCTTATTTATCGTAGCTGGTCTAGCTGAGATTGGCGGCGGCTATCTTGTCTGGCTATGGTTGCGAGAAGCAAGACCGGTCTGGTATGGCCTTGTAGGGAGCATCGTTCTTATCGCTTACGGGGTTATTCCTACTTTACAAAAATTCCCTACATTTGGTCGGGTATACGCCGCTTATGGTGGCGTATTTATCATCTTAGCAATTTTATGGGGCTGGTTGGTGGACAAGAAAACACCAGATATGTATGACTGGCTAGGAGCAGCGATTTGTATAGTTGGTGTGGTCATTTTTTTGTGGGCACCGAGACAATAG